Within Thermus sp. CCB_US3_UF1, the genomic segment CGCTTCAGGTGGGCGATGGCCCGCTTGGCCGCCTCCTCGTCCTCGGTGAGGACCCAGTGGAGCCGGGGCCCCAAGGCCACCTCCAGGGCCAGCTCCAGCCCGGGCTCGGGCCGGACCAGGTCCGCCACCACCCCGAGGACCCCAGGCAGGTGGCGGACCTTGCGGGGCCCCTCCTGGAGGTCAGCCCCCGAGGCCACCAGCCTCCCCAGGCGCTCCGCCTCCTGGCGGAGGGCCTGGAGCCCGGCCCTAAGTTCCCGCAGGCGGGCCTCCCCTTGGCGCCGCTCGGCCAGCCCGGCCTCCAGGGCTTCCAGCTTCGGCTTGAGGAGGGCAAGCTCCTCCTCCCAGGCCTTGCGCTCGGCCAGGGCCTTTTGGTACAGGGCAAGCCGCTCCTCGTAGCGGGCGGCCTCGGCCTCGTGGCGCCGCCAGGCCTCCTCCAGCCGCCGCCTTTGCTCCTCCAGGCGCTGCCTCTCCTCCTTGAGCCGGGCCAGGCGGGCCCGGAGGGTTTTGGAATCCTCCGGGGCCGGGGGGACGGGGGGGCCGGGGTCTGGGGGCTCGGGGCGTTCCAGGGCGCGGAGGACCTTGAGGAGCTGGGCCCTTTCCCCTTCCAGCCCCTCCCCCTCCTTGAGGGCCAGCCGCACCGCCTCCAGGCGTTGCCGTAGGGCCTCTTCCTCCTGGGCCAGGGCGTGGCGGCGGGCCTCGAGGGCCTGGCGTTCCCCTAAAAGGGCCTCTTCCGCCTCCGCCAGGGCCACCAGGCGGGCCTCGGCCCGGGCCCGCTCCTCCGCCACCTCCTCCTGGCGGGCCAGGAGAAGGCTTCGCCGTAGGGCCAGGGCCAGGAGGTCCAGTTCCCGGGCCCGCCTGGCCCTTTCCGCCTCGGCCAAGAGGCGCGCCGCCTGGGCCCTTAGGCCGCGGAGCTCCCCTTCCCGGGCCTCCAGCAGGGCCAGGGCCTCCGCCAGCCTGGCCTCGGCGGTGCGGGCGGCCTCGGCCACGGGCCTGAGCCCCGCCGCCTCCTCCAGGTGGGCCAGGAGCACCTCTTCCGGGGCCTCCAGAAGGGCCCCGATCTCCCCCTGGCCCACGATGGCGTACCCCCCGCGGCCCAGGCCGGTGCCCGCCAGGTGCAGGGCCAGGGCCTTGGCGCTGGTGGGGCGGCCATTTACCCGGAAAAGGGTGCGCTCCCCCTCGATCCGCCGCTCCACCAAGAGGCGCTCCCGGCCCCGGGAGAGCTCCAGCCGCACCTCGGCCAGTCCCTGGGGCGCGCGGCCATCCCCGCCGTGGAAGAGGAAGGTGCGGAGCTCCTGCCCCCTCAGCTCGTGGGCCCGGGCCCCGGTGACGAAGCGCAGGGCCTCCACCAGGTTGCTCTTGCCGGAGCCGTTGGGCCCGATGATCCCGGTGACGGGGTCGGGAAAGTCCAACACGGTCCGGTCGGCGAAGGACTTGAACCCTTGCAGGGTGAGGCGGTCAATCCGCCAGGCTTCCCTCATGGCAGACGGATGGGCTGGCTCAGGTCCAGGTGGGCCAGGCCGGGCTTGGCCTCCCCCTCCACCAGGAAGCGGACCTCCTCCGCGGGGGCGAAGGTGGCCAGGAGGGTGTAGGCCAGGCTGTAGAGGCGGAAGGTCTCCCCGGTGGCGTCCAGCCCCCTTGCGAAGTCCCCGGGAAGGTCCACCACCAGGCCTTGGCCCAGGCGGTAGAGGGCCTTGGGCGCCGGGGCTCCCACGGCCTCGGCCCAGGTCCCCAGGGCCTTCCCCTCGGGGGTTTCCCCGGGGGCCAGGTCCACGGAGAGGGTTTCCTTGAGGAAGCCCTTGGGGGGGTCTGGGCGGTAGAGGACCAGGGGGAGGCGGTTGGGGGAGGTGGCCTCCCCTTGGGGCAGGGGCAGGGCGTGGGGGGAGCCTCCCCCCTGGCCCTGCCAGTAGGCCAGGATCCCCACCAGGAAGAGGAAGAGTCCCAAGAGGTTCCAAGGGGTCAGGGCTTTGCGCATGGTCACTCCAGATAGCTACGGATGGCCTGGGCGATGGCCTCGGCCACCTGCTCCCGGGCCTGGGGGGTTTTGAGCCGCTCCGCCCCCACCTCCAGGAGGAGGAAGGCCCCCGCCACGTCCGTGAGGGCGTAGGGGCCTTCCGCCTGGGCCACCACCAGGCCCAGGGCGGAGAAGGCCTTTTCCAGGGCTTGGGCCAGGCGGCGGGGGTCTCCGGCGTAGACCCGGAGCAAGGCGGCCTGGGCCGGGGGGGCTGAGGCCAGGAGGGCTTCGGCGTTCTGGGCCAGGGGAAGGGAGCGCCCCTTGGGCAGGTACAGGTTTACCGCGCTTCCCGGGGCCACGTGGAGGGAAACCCCCACCGAGGCCGTCCGGGCCAGGGCCAGGCGGGCCTCCAGGGGTACGGTCTGGTCCCCCTGACGGGTGAGGCGGCTTCCCGGCAGGCGGGCCGCTACCCGGCGGGCCAGGTCCAGGGTGAGGTCCTTTTCCAGGAGGCCCCCGCCCAGAGGGACCCCGGGGTCCTGCCCCCCGTGCCCCGGGTCCAGCAGGATGGAGGGGCGGGGCCGGGGCAAGGGGCCCCATTCCAGGGCCACCTGGCCCCCTCCGGGGTAGTAGAGGCGGTCCGGGGGCGCCTCGAGGGGCAGGAAAAGCCCTAAGGCCTCCTGCCTAAGGCCCTCCCCCTCCCCCCGGGCCAGGAGGAAGAGCACCCCGTTCCCCTGGGGAAGGGCGTTCACCTCCCGGGAGAAGCGCAGGAGCCACCGTCCAGGCCCCCGTTCCACCCCCAGGAGCTGGGCCCAGGGCAGGGTGAGGGACACCCCCTCCTGGGCCTGGTAGCCCAACCCCAGGGCCTGGGCCAGGGGGCGCAGGGGAACCCAGACCTCCTCCCCCCGTCCCCAGGCGGCCCCCTGGAGGGCGGCCTGGGCCTCCTGGGCCAGGATGGGGAAGGGGCGGAAGCGGCTTCCCAGGCCCAAGGCCACCTGGCCCTCCCCGCGCCACAGGGCCAGGCCCAGCCCCCGGGCCACCAGGCGGGCCTCCCCGTAGGCCACTCCCCGGCCCCCGGGGTAGAGGGCCTGGCCCACCTCCCCCCCCACCTTGAGGGGCTTGGGGGCCTGGGCCAGGGCGGAAAGGAGGAGGAAGAGAAGGGGCCAAGGCCTCATAGCTCCTCCAGGGCCCGGCGTACCGCCCGGCGCTTGTCGTCTTCCTTTTTCTGGTAGGCCTTCTTCCCCCGCCCCAGGCCCAGGAGGACCTTGGCGTACCCCCTTTCGTTGAAGTAGATCCTCAGGGGCACCAGGGTGAGGCCCTTCTGCTCCACCTTGCCCCGAAGACGGTTCAGCTCGTGGCGGTGGAGGAGGAGCTTGCGCTTGCGACGGGGGTCCACGTTGGTGTAGGAGCCCTTTTCGTAGGGAGCAATGTAGAGATTTTCCAGGTAGAGTTCCCCATCCTCAAACTTGGCGAAGCTTCCGGTGAAGTCCACCTTCCCCGCCCGCAGGGATTTGACCTCCGTGCCCTTGAGGACGATCCCCGCCTCGTAGGTTTCCAGGATCTCGTAGTCGTGCCGCGCGCGGCGGTTCTCCAGCACGGGGGTCATCTTACAAGGCCTACCCCCAGAGGGGGTAGGCCCGGGAGAAGGGGGCTTACCGGCGCCCCAGGAAGCGCCAGGCGCTGGGCAGGAGAAGGGCGGCCAGGACCGCCTTGACCAGGTCCCCGGGCAGGAAGGGGAAGAGGCCCATGGCCAAAAGGGCCCCGGTGCCGGCGAACTTGCCCACCCCTGCGAGCCAAGCGGCCAGCCAGGGGAGGCCCAGGAGGTAAAGGAGGGCGTTGCCCAGGAGCATGGCCAGGAGGGTGCCCAGGGGCTTGCGGTCTAGGCCCAGGCGCTCCACCAAAAGCCCCACCAGCCCCGCCGCCAGGGGGAAGGCCAGGAGGAACCCTCCGGTGGGGCCCAGGATCTTGGCCAAGCCCCCCGTGCCCCCGGCGAAGACGGGTAGGCCCATGGCCCCCTCCAGGAGGTAGGCCGTGAGGGCCAGGAAGCCCAGCCGGCTCCCCAGGGCTGCCCCTACCAGCAGGACCCCCAGGGTCTGCAGGGTGATGGGCACCGGGGTAAAGGGTAGGGGGAGGGCCACCTGGGCGGTGAGGGCCACCAGGAGGCTACCCCCCAGGACCAAGGAAAGGTCGCGGGCCAGGGTGCGGCCAGGCCAGAGGGTTTTGGCCAAGGGCAGATAGGGAAGGGTTTGGGTATGCATCCTCACCTCCATAGGCGCCGCAGGGGCGGCGGTAAACCCAAAATACCCCTTTGGGGTTGACGAGGCAAGCGGGCGAGGGGGTTTTGCGCCAGGGGTATACTGGAGGCATGGCTTCTGTCCCTGCCGCGCCTGCTCCTCCGGGGGTAGGATGGAAGGGATGGAAGTACTTCCATCTAGGAGGGGATCTATGAAGGTTGGCATCAACGGCTTTGGCAGAATCGGCCGCCAGGTTTTCCGCATCCTTCACGAGCGGGGCCTGGAGGTGGCCCTGGTCAACGACCTCACGGACAACAAGACCCTGGCCCACCTCCTAAAGTACGACTCCATCTACCGCCGCTTCCCCGGGGAGGTGGGCTACGACGAGGAAAACCTCTACGTGGACGGCAAGGCCGTGCGGGCCACCGCCATCAAGGACCCCAAGGAGATCCCCTGGAAGCAGGTGGGGGTGGAGGTGGTGGTGGAGTCCACCGGGGTCTTCACCGACGCGGAGAAGGCCAAGGCCCACCTCGAGGCCGGGGCCAAGAAGGTCATCATCACCGCCCCGGCCAAGGGGGAGGACCTCACGGTGGTCATGGGGGTGAACCACGAGGCCTACGACCCCGCCCGGCACCACATCCTCTCCAACGCTTCCTGCACCACCAACTCCCTGGCCCCGGTGATGAAGGTCCTGGAGGAGGCCTTCGGGGTGGAGAAGGCCCTCATGACCACGGTCCACTCCTACACCAACGACCAGAGGGTCCTGGACCTCCCCCACAAGGACCTCAGGCGGGCCCGGGCGGCGGCCATCAACATCATCCCCACCACCACCGGGGCGGCCAAGGCCACGGCCCTGGTCCTGCCCTCCCTCAAGGGGCGGTTTGACGGCACCGCCTTGCGGGTGCCCACGGCCACAGGGAGCATCTCCGACATCACCGCCCTCCTCAAGCGGGAGGTGAGCGCCGAGGAGGTGAACGCGGCCCTTAAGGCGGCGGCCCAGGGGCCTCTAAAGGGGATCCTGGCCTACACCGAGGACGAGATCGTCCTCCAGGACATCGTCATGGACCCCCACTCCTCCATCGTGGACGGGAAGCTGACCAAGGCCATCGGCAACCTGGTGAAGGTCTTCGCCTGGTACGACAACGAGTGGGGCTACGCCAACCGGGTGGCCGACCTGGTGGAGATGGTCCTACAGAAGGGGGTTTAGATGCGCACCCTGAAGGACCTGGACGCCCGGGGTAAGCGGGTCCTGGTGCGGGTGGACTACAACGTGCCCCTCAAGGATGGGGTGGTAGGGGACGAGACCCGCATCCAAGAAAGCCTTCCCACCCTGCGCCACCTCCTTTCCCAGGAGGCTTCCTTGGTCCTCCTCTCCCACCTGGGCCGTCCCAAGGGACCCGACCCCAAGTACTCCCTGGCCCCCGTGGCCGAGGCCCTGGGGAAGTACCTCCCCCGGGTGCGCTTCCTACCCCATAGCCCCGGTTCCGAGGAGGCCCTCCGGGCCGTGGAGGGCCTGGCCCCGGGGGAGGTGGCCCTCCTGGAGAACGTGCGCTTTGAGCCGGGGGAGGAGAAGGACGATCCCGAGCTGGCGTCCCGCTACGCCCGGCTGGGAGAGGCCTTCGTCCTGGACGCTTTCGGCAGCGCCCACCGGGCCCATGCCAGCGTGGTGGGGGTGGCCCGGCTCCTGCCCGCCTACGCGGGCTTCCTCCTGGAGAAGGAGGTCAAGGCCCTCTCCCGCCTCCTCCACGCCCCGGAACGCCCCTACGCCGTGGTCCTGGGCGGGGCCAAGGTTTCCGACAAGATCGGGGTGATGGAGAACCTCCTGCCCCGCATTGACCGCCTCCTCATCGGCGGGGCCATGGCCTTCACCTTCCTGAAGGCCTTGGGGAAAGAGGTGGGAAAGAGCCTGGTGGAGGAGGACCGGTTGGAGTTGGCCCGGGACCTTCTCAGGCGGGCCGAGGAGCTGGGGGTAGAGGTCCACCTGCCCCTGGACGTGGTGGCGGCGGAGCGCCCCGAGCCCGGGGTGGAGACCCGCATCTTCCCGGCGGAGGCCATCCCCATCCCCTACATGGGCCTGGACATCGGCCCTAAGACCCAGGAGGCCTTCGCTAAGGCCCTGGAGGGGGCCAAGACGGTCTTCTGGAACGGCCCCATGGGGGTCTTTGAGGTCCCCCCCTTTGACGAGGGAACCCTGGCCGTGGGCCGGGCCATCGCGGCCCTCGAGGGGGCCTTCACCGTGGTGGGCGGGGGGGACTCGGTGGCCGCGGTGAACCGCCTGGGCCTCAAGGACCGCCTGGGCCACGTTTCCACCGGGGGTGGGGCCAGCCTGGAGTACCTGGAGAAGGGCACCCTCCCGGGCCTCGAGGTCTTGCAGTAAGGCCCCAAAGGGCCATCCCCGCCCCTAAAGGGGCGGGGTTTCCCTTATGATGGCCCCATGCGCCGGGTACTGGTGGCAGGAAACTGGAAGATGCACAAGGTTCCTTCGGAGGCCCGGGTCTGGTTTGCCGAGCTCAAACGCCTCCTCCCTCCCTTGCAGTCCGAGGTGGCCGTCCTGCCCGCCTTCCCCATGCTCCCCGCGGCCAAGGAGGTCTTCTTTGCTACCCAGGTGGCCTACGGGGCCCAGGACGTCTCCCCCCACCGGGAGGGGGCCTACACCGGGGAGGTTTCCGCCCGAATGCTGGCCGACCTGGGCTGCCGCTACGCCATCGTGGGTCACTCGGAAAGGCGCCGCTACCACGGGGAAACGGATGCCCTGGTGGCGGAGAAGGCCAAGAGGCTTTTGGAGGAGGGCCTCACCCCCATCCTCTGCGTGGGGGAACCCCTGGAGGTGAGGGAGCGGGGGGAGGCGGTGCCCTACACCTTGGCCCAGCTCCGGGGAAGCCTGGAAGGGGTGGAGCCCAAAGCCCCTGAGGGGCTGGTGGTGGCCTACGAGCCCGTCTGGGCCATCGGTACGGGGAAAAACGCCACCCCCGAGGACGCCGAGGCCATGCACCAGGCCATCCGCCAGGCCCTGGGGGAGCGGTACGGAGAGGCCTTCGCCCAGCGGGTGCGCATCCTCTACGGGGGGAGCGTCAACCCCAAGAACTTCGCCGACCTCCTCTCCATGCCCAACGTGGACGGGGGCCTGGTGGGCGGGGCCAGCCTGGAGCTGGAAAGCTTCCTGGCCTTGCTCAAGTTAGCAGGGTAAAGAGTCCCTGCCTAGAGTCCGCACCCCCTGGCCCAGGCGAGGGGGTGCGGGTGGCAAGCCCTTCTACGCTAGCACACCGGGATCACAACAATCTGCTTTGGGGCTCGCACATAGTGGCTCGCACATAGTGGAATCCGTCCTTTAGTACCCCGCTTCAGGGCCACCTGGCGTACAGGGGTGACCCCGCTGGGGCCGGGAAGAAGGCCAGGGAGTGGGGGTATCGGTCTATGTTCCCCTCCCTGGGTACCTGGAAAACCTGGGCTGGCGTTAGGGGGTTTTGGCTGCTCTGCCGAAGCTGGTCTGGGCTCAGACGGGCGAACTGCCCTGCGCCGTAGGCGATCCAAAGCCCTCCGCTTTCGTCAAAGGCCATGCCGCTGAGCCGGCCGTTGCCGAGGAAGATCCGGACCGAGGGCTCCAGGGTCTGGGTACCTACTCCCGAAAGCTCTCCTGGTGTGAGGCGGTAGAGGGTCCCCGATAGGTAGGACATGACCCAGAGGTTCCCCTCCCGGTCAAAGGCCAGGTCGCTGTTGCCGAGGCGGTTGTTCCGGTTCCAGTGTAGGGCGATAAGGGTCCGGTCAGGGGCCTCGGTGGCCGGGATGGAATGGCCTAGGCGCCCGCGGTCGTAACGGAGGAGGGCGGGTTCCTGCAGGGTTCCGGCTTCCCCACGGCCCACCCAGAGGTTCCCCGCCCCGTCAAAAGCCAAGGTGCTGGGCTCGTTCACGCTGACCTGCACCCTGGGTGCCAGGGTGGTGACGTTGCTTCCGGCTCCGTCAAGCTGGTCTTTGTCCAGGCGGAAGATGGTATTCGCTTGGTAGACTGCTATCCAGAGATGGCCCTGCTCGTCAAAGGCCAGGTCATTGGGGCGGGTGTTCTGCCCCAGGCCCCCAATGTTGATGCGACGGTCGGGGATGGGGTTTCCCCCTGCCAGGCCCGCGGCCGGGTAGCGGTAGAGGTGGGGTTCGGAGTTGTATCGCCGCACCACCCATAGGTTGCCCTCTTGGTCAAAGGCCAAGGCCATGTAGGCCTGGGTATTGGCGTTGGGGTCAGGATTGACGAGGCTTGGGGTGCCTAGGGCGCTCCGGGGGAAGCCGTAGACCCGGTGGCTCAAAGACTCCCCCATCCACAGCCGGCCGCTGGTGGGGATGAGCCGGTAGCCCAGGCTGAGGGTGGCCTCCTGCCCTCGGCGCACGCAGGTGGAGGCTTGGGGGGCGGTGGGTACAAAGGCCTGGCGCACGATGGGGTGGGTGTCGGCGGTTCTCTCGGCCCTCAAGGTGTAGGGGCCGGCGGGGACGGGGAGGGTCTGGCTTTCCCCAATTTCCCGGGAGAGATCCGGTCCTTCCAGTCGGGCCCGGGCCGGGACCCCGGGGGGAAGGCCGCTGAGGCTGACCCGGAGGGTACCCTCACCTCCGGTGGGGCAGTTCCCGCCTGGGGGGGGTTGGTCACCGGGGGGGGTCTGGTTGCAGGCGCTCAAGGCGCTGAAGAGGAGAACACCTAGCCAGAAGCTCGCTTTGGTCCAGGACATTTGGTCACCTCACTCCCTTTCCCCTGTTCACAGGGTTGGAAGGTAGGGGGTAGCGCTCCTCCAGGTAGCGGAGTAGGTTACCCCAGTCCTTGAAGCGGCGGACCCGGTCCCCCTCCTTGAGAACAAGGGGCAGATGGGCTTTGGGGAAGACCCGGAGGAGAAGCAGCTTTCCTTCCACGGGTCTAGGGTTACACGGGGTAGCGTTGCAAAAGCGTTGCAACCGGGTGGTTTGGTCCAGGGCCGGTTTGCAACGGCTTTGCAACGCTCTTGGGGGAACATTCCCCGTGGGGGTGAGGGAATGAAGGAGAGGTTAACCCTCAGAGGAACCATCGCATACCTGATGGCCTTGCTTACTTTGGTCTGGCCCCTGGCCGGTTGTGGACAGCAGTCCCCACCGTATGGGGGTGGAACGCAAAGGGTGGCCGGGCAGATTGGGGACTGGCAGGCAGGGTATGTTTTGGAAGCTTTCCTGGTGGCGGGGGAGCGGAGGCGCGGTTATGGCACGGT encodes:
- a CDS encoding AAA family ATPase, with the protein product MREAWRIDRLTLQGFKSFADRTVLDFPDPVTGIIGPNGSGKSNLVEALRFVTGARAHELRGQELRTFLFHGGDGRAPQGLAEVRLELSRGRERLLVERRIEGERTLFRVNGRPTSAKALALHLAGTGLGRGGYAIVGQGEIGALLEAPEEVLLAHLEEAAGLRPVAEAARTAEARLAEALALLEAREGELRGLRAQAARLLAEAERARRARELDLLALALRRSLLLARQEEVAEERARAEARLVALAEAEEALLGERQALEARRHALAQEEEALRQRLEAVRLALKEGEGLEGERAQLLKVLRALERPEPPDPGPPVPPAPEDSKTLRARLARLKEERQRLEEQRRRLEEAWRRHEAEAARYEERLALYQKALAERKAWEEELALLKPKLEALEAGLAERRQGEARLRELRAGLQALRQEAERLGRLVASGADLQEGPRKVRHLPGVLGVVADLVRPEPGLELALEVALGPRLHWVLTEDEEAAKRAIAHLKREGGRATFLPLPLLNPPPPPRPPRAPGLWGPAFRLARLRRLGLPEEAILLVLLGDTLVFQDLEAALAYRKGGGRERLVTLEGEVLERNGALTGGRSRGGGEVLLLRRRLEDLRGEEAGLEAQAQALEASLSALPTPQAVEGVRGQVAALKARLASPPRPNAPPNPPPLPPRPGTRGG
- a CDS encoding GerMN domain-containing protein; this translates as MRKALTPWNLLGLFLFLVGILAYWQGQGGGSPHALPLPQGEATSPNRLPLVLYRPDPPKGFLKETLSVDLAPGETPEGKALGTWAEAVGAPAPKALYRLGQGLVVDLPGDFARGLDATGETFRLYSLAYTLLATFAPAEEVRFLVEGEAKPGLAHLDLSQPIRLP
- a CDS encoding N-acetylmuramoyl-L-alanine amidase → MRPWPLLFLLLSALAQAPKPLKVGGEVGQALYPGGRGVAYGEARLVARGLGLALWRGEGQVALGLGSRFRPFPILAQEAQAALQGAAWGRGEEVWVPLRPLAQALGLGYQAQEGVSLTLPWAQLLGVERGPGRWLLRFSREVNALPQGNGVLFLLARGEGEGLRQEALGLFLPLEAPPDRLYYPGGGQVALEWGPLPRPRPSILLDPGHGGQDPGVPLGGGLLEKDLTLDLARRVAARLPGSRLTRQGDQTVPLEARLALARTASVGVSLHVAPGSAVNLYLPKGRSLPLAQNAEALLASAPPAQAALLRVYAGDPRRLAQALEKAFSALGLVVAQAEGPYALTDVAGAFLLLEVGAERLKTPQAREQVAEAIAQAIRSYLE
- the smpB gene encoding SsrA-binding protein SmpB produces the protein MTPVLENRRARHDYEILETYEAGIVLKGTEVKSLRAGKVDFTGSFAKFEDGELYLENLYIAPYEKGSYTNVDPRRKRKLLLHRHELNRLRGKVEQKGLTLVPLRIYFNERGYAKVLLGLGRGKKAYQKKEDDKRRAVRRALEEL
- a CDS encoding biotin transporter BioY, translated to MHTQTLPYLPLAKTLWPGRTLARDLSLVLGGSLLVALTAQVALPLPFTPVPITLQTLGVLLVGAALGSRLGFLALTAYLLEGAMGLPVFAGGTGGLAKILGPTGGFLLAFPLAAGLVGLLVERLGLDRKPLGTLLAMLLGNALLYLLGLPWLAAWLAGVGKFAGTGALLAMGLFPFLPGDLVKAVLAALLLPSAWRFLGRR
- the gap gene encoding type I glyceraldehyde-3-phosphate dehydrogenase — translated: MKVGINGFGRIGRQVFRILHERGLEVALVNDLTDNKTLAHLLKYDSIYRRFPGEVGYDEENLYVDGKAVRATAIKDPKEIPWKQVGVEVVVESTGVFTDAEKAKAHLEAGAKKVIITAPAKGEDLTVVMGVNHEAYDPARHHILSNASCTTNSLAPVMKVLEEAFGVEKALMTTVHSYTNDQRVLDLPHKDLRRARAAAINIIPTTTGAAKATALVLPSLKGRFDGTALRVPTATGSISDITALLKREVSAEEVNAALKAAAQGPLKGILAYTEDEIVLQDIVMDPHSSIVDGKLTKAIGNLVKVFAWYDNEWGYANRVADLVEMVLQKGV
- the pgk gene encoding phosphoglycerate kinase, with the translated sequence MRTLKDLDARGKRVLVRVDYNVPLKDGVVGDETRIQESLPTLRHLLSQEASLVLLSHLGRPKGPDPKYSLAPVAEALGKYLPRVRFLPHSPGSEEALRAVEGLAPGEVALLENVRFEPGEEKDDPELASRYARLGEAFVLDAFGSAHRAHASVVGVARLLPAYAGFLLEKEVKALSRLLHAPERPYAVVLGGAKVSDKIGVMENLLPRIDRLLIGGAMAFTFLKALGKEVGKSLVEEDRLELARDLLRRAEELGVEVHLPLDVVAAERPEPGVETRIFPAEAIPIPYMGLDIGPKTQEAFAKALEGAKTVFWNGPMGVFEVPPFDEGTLAVGRAIAALEGAFTVVGGGDSVAAVNRLGLKDRLGHVSTGGGASLEYLEKGTLPGLEVLQ
- the tpiA gene encoding triose-phosphate isomerase; the protein is MRRVLVAGNWKMHKVPSEARVWFAELKRLLPPLQSEVAVLPAFPMLPAAKEVFFATQVAYGAQDVSPHREGAYTGEVSARMLADLGCRYAIVGHSERRRYHGETDALVAEKAKRLLEEGLTPILCVGEPLEVRERGEAVPYTLAQLRGSLEGVEPKAPEGLVVAYEPVWAIGTGKNATPEDAEAMHQAIRQALGERYGEAFAQRVRILYGGSVNPKNFADLLSMPNVDGGLVGGASLELESFLALLKLAG